One region of Prosthecobacter dejongeii genomic DNA includes:
- a CDS encoding type II secretion system protein, with amino-acid sequence MNSSQKNIAFYKPAAQPTRCRAGFSMSEMIVVIAILGVLAGVVVIMLQGAFGASQEALAKARVEMLNSALHTWSTANREIYFPPNDGSGEEELYILRELQFRDPNPLKAKTGSPYVPPEYNPVASSNKTDFRIRWNGRLYELLLPDQEGSGLLMDFAASDFTTPHQFPENYKSGSF; translated from the coding sequence ATGAATTCGTCCCAGAAAAACATCGCCTTCTACAAACCTGCCGCACAGCCCACGCGCTGCCGCGCAGGTTTCTCCATGTCGGAGATGATCGTGGTCATTGCGATCCTGGGTGTTCTGGCTGGTGTGGTGGTCATCATGCTCCAAGGGGCCTTCGGAGCTAGTCAAGAGGCCTTGGCGAAGGCCCGTGTTGAGATGTTGAATTCAGCTCTCCACACTTGGTCCACGGCCAATCGAGAAATCTATTTTCCTCCTAACGATGGTAGTGGAGAGGAAGAACTTTATATTTTACGCGAACTGCAGTTCCGTGATCCAAATCCGCTGAAGGCCAAGACGGGTTCCCCCTACGTTCCGCCCGAATACAATCCTGTTGCATCCTCAAACAAGACGGACTTCCGCATTCGCTGGAATGGCCGTCTCTATGAACTTCTCTTGCCTGATCAAGAAGGCTCAGGGCTGCTCATGGATTTTGCTGCGTCGGACTTTACGACGCCTCATCAATTTCCAGAGAACTACAAATCCGGCAGTTTTTAA
- a CDS encoding response regulator: protein MFTSTPAHSHRSHGRILVVDDEPQMLAVAKAILNAHSMDVEVCDCGAQALQVFQAAIATPGRFSCVVLDLTMPGGLSGFEVMEELQKLDPDLSVIACSGYFQEDARDLCQAIGFTDVLQKPYTLEHLVATVRRGLMRDRATHDQA, encoded by the coding sequence ATGTTCACATCTACTCCCGCCCACTCTCATCGCTCTCATGGGCGTATCTTAGTCGTGGATGACGAGCCGCAGATGCTCGCTGTCGCCAAGGCTATCCTGAATGCTCACAGCATGGATGTTGAGGTCTGTGACTGTGGTGCGCAGGCCCTGCAAGTTTTCCAGGCGGCCATTGCTACACCAGGTCGGTTTTCATGTGTGGTTCTCGATCTCACGATGCCGGGTGGCCTTTCAGGCTTTGAGGTTATGGAAGAGTTGCAAAAGCTGGACCCGGATCTCTCTGTCATCGCTTGCAGCGGATACTTCCAGGAAGATGCGAGGGATCTTTGTCAGGCCATCGGCTTTACTGATGTGCTTCAAAAGCCCTACACCTTAGAGCATCTCGTCGCCACTGTGCGCCGTGGCCTCATGCGCGACCGCGCTACTCACGACCAAGCATGA
- a CDS encoding TonB-dependent receptor, protein MLKPTLITTLIILAGLAPTHAAEAVKTQVPPTAETPAATETEVKETPILPEVVVTATRTEQAAIAAPAQVRQLNAEKLQERQVRSLPEALKELPGVMVQKTANAQGSPYIRGFTGFRNLALIDGIRFNNSTFRDGPNQYWNTIDSFAIDRIELVPGQGSVLYGSDAIGGTLNLFTKGADFRNEQAGYFFHGLTAYRGSTAEESNVGRQEFQFGEGGRWGLHLGASLKSFGDVHAAGIGDQPETDYDEWAYDMRLDVALDANWTLTAVHQQLRQNDAWRTHQTREGISWHGTTVGTDVKRAYDQERTLSYVRLGGEKLENLAGFIDAASLTVSLQSADEYEHRIRRQADNRVDYTQVELRTLGLDLQLQSDTSIGRFIYGVDYYRDWVSSGSQRYRLNGTLHSQGVQGPVGDDSTYDLLGAFLNYEVDLGSRVHLFLGARETYARADIGRYQDPSTPQAVDSYSDSWTNFSASGRIVVDLDTQDRFKVFGGISQGFRAPNLSDLSRLDTARSGEREVGAPGLDPEKFINMEIGLKAETKHFSGSLSYFYTVIDDMIVRRPTGQGAGTSADPFIVTKANGGEGHMQGVELAGEVRFDDNWSIFGHLTWTEGEADQYRTSAPTQSRDYLSRVVPWMGRAGVRWQSTDRRFWGEFVSLSHSQYDNLNAGDKGDTQRMPADGNPSFNILTVRGGWQITENIGVTLALENLLDEEYRYTGSGSNEPGFGLVAGATIKF, encoded by the coding sequence ATGTTAAAACCAACTTTAATCACGACGCTCATCATACTGGCGGGGCTAGCCCCGACCCACGCGGCTGAAGCCGTAAAAACACAAGTTCCCCCGACTGCGGAGACTCCGGCAGCGACTGAGACTGAAGTAAAAGAAACTCCCATCCTGCCGGAAGTAGTCGTGACAGCCACTCGTACTGAGCAGGCTGCCATTGCAGCCCCGGCACAGGTAAGGCAACTGAACGCAGAAAAACTCCAAGAACGCCAGGTCCGCTCCTTACCAGAGGCGCTGAAAGAACTTCCGGGCGTGATGGTGCAAAAGACAGCGAATGCGCAGGGCTCCCCTTACATTCGCGGTTTTACAGGCTTTCGTAATTTGGCATTGATCGATGGCATCCGCTTTAACAACTCGACTTTCCGCGATGGTCCTAACCAATATTGGAATACGATTGATTCGTTTGCCATTGACCGCATCGAGCTGGTGCCGGGCCAAGGTTCGGTACTGTATGGCAGCGATGCGATTGGCGGAACATTAAACCTTTTCACGAAGGGGGCGGACTTCCGCAATGAGCAGGCGGGCTACTTTTTCCACGGGCTGACGGCGTATCGCGGATCCACAGCGGAGGAGAGCAATGTAGGACGCCAGGAGTTCCAGTTCGGTGAAGGGGGGCGCTGGGGACTACACCTGGGCGCGAGCCTGAAGTCCTTTGGTGATGTGCACGCGGCGGGCATCGGCGACCAACCGGAGACGGACTATGATGAGTGGGCCTATGACATGCGTCTGGATGTGGCGCTGGATGCGAACTGGACGCTGACGGCCGTGCACCAGCAACTGCGCCAAAATGATGCCTGGCGCACGCACCAAACGCGTGAGGGTATCTCGTGGCACGGGACGACGGTAGGCACGGATGTGAAGCGCGCGTATGACCAGGAGCGCACGCTTTCATACGTGCGGCTCGGTGGTGAAAAGTTAGAAAATTTGGCGGGATTCATTGATGCTGCGAGCCTGACCGTTTCCCTGCAAAGTGCGGATGAGTATGAGCACCGGATTCGCCGTCAAGCTGACAACCGTGTGGACTACACACAGGTGGAGCTGCGCACACTGGGGCTGGATCTCCAATTGCAGAGCGATACCTCCATCGGCCGCTTTATCTACGGAGTGGACTACTACCGTGACTGGGTGAGCAGTGGCAGCCAGCGATACCGCCTGAACGGAACGCTGCACTCGCAGGGTGTGCAGGGGCCGGTGGGTGATGACTCGACCTACGACTTGCTGGGTGCCTTCCTGAACTATGAGGTGGACCTGGGCTCCCGCGTGCATCTTTTCCTGGGTGCACGTGAGACGTATGCCCGTGCGGATATCGGCCGCTATCAGGACCCTTCTACTCCACAGGCGGTGGACTCCTACAGCGATAGCTGGACGAACTTTTCGGCCAGTGGCCGCATCGTGGTGGATCTGGACACGCAGGATCGCTTCAAGGTCTTTGGCGGAATTTCTCAAGGCTTTCGTGCGCCAAACTTGTCTGACCTTTCCCGTTTGGATACGGCCCGCAGCGGTGAGCGCGAAGTGGGGGCCCCAGGACTGGACCCGGAAAAATTCATCAACATGGAGATCGGCCTCAAGGCGGAAACCAAGCACTTCAGCGGTAGCCTGAGCTACTTTTATACGGTCATTGATGACATGATCGTCCGCCGTCCCACAGGCCAAGGGGCGGGAACGAGCGCCGATCCTTTCATCGTCACCAAAGCCAATGGGGGTGAGGGGCACATGCAAGGCGTGGAACTGGCTGGTGAAGTGCGCTTTGATGACAACTGGTCGATCTTTGGACATCTGACCTGGACAGAAGGTGAGGCGGATCAATATCGCACCAGCGCTCCGACGCAGAGCCGAGACTATCTCAGCCGTGTGGTGCCGTGGATGGGCCGCGCTGGGGTGCGCTGGCAGAGCACAGACCGCCGCTTCTGGGGCGAGTTCGTGAGTCTGTCCCACTCTCAGTATGATAATCTGAACGCGGGCGATAAGGGAGACACGCAGCGCATGCCAGCGGATGGCAACCCAAGCTTCAACATCCTGACGGTGCGCGGCGGCTGGCAGATCACCGAGAACATCGGGGTGACGCTGGCGCTGGAGAACCTGCTGGATGAGGAGTACCGTTACACGGGGTCTGGTAGCAACGAGCCGGGCTTTGGCCTGGTGGCCGGCGCGACGATCAAGTTCTAA
- a CDS encoding GspE/PulE family protein — MSANLLPSPPLTPQSFGEVSNLPTATIDAKAAAILSIEGMALQYNLLPVTLLRESCSPEAERIVRKLGRVPYVADPWLPVTMVGPLLVMAHHNPRAGDTWGVPSFLTIRILISPDQYQKTRKDLVQRFGQLPIAQQNALENVQPPRFPELGLEGSFEWLMEHYPFEPSEVTKMRGFFESQKEKHSVLEPTHFNSVQRNLGPALQHLVSGGRHLCFAASEAQRQTFFPLPLLERHTVYPLYIGKNAVFLLSENTDCYSFEDEWLSMGNPAVKIIPVLADPAAIRDAINRAGATFDPSGIARMDKSTLTASVTGNEGVVDIMAEDMARINPSSPNHTAEELVQWALFTAIRCRASDLHLEKFYNLARFRARMDGNMKTILTAPESQLNRFVALLKNYAGMNQNRQECQDGRFSLSIGRRRLDVRVAAVPTRREFQKVIMRFLDKQDGVKRLSDFNLSQRQIDILTRTMTRDQGLVLVTGPTGSGKTTTLYALLNSVNDDGVNIQTIEDPIEYEVEGINQTQTNHTVGLDFANGLRSLLRADPDIILIGESRDAETANAAVNAALTGHLVLTTLHANDSLRAVSRLMSMGVEKYLLADSLALSQAQRLVRRLCTYCKRPMPVPQDVQELMAKQGVITQPLTQPIYSPVGCQECHGTGYSGRVALMELCEISSELRDLIEEAAPMSALRACAFKNGFFSLYQEGLMQVIAGHTSLDEIKCLAYTAA, encoded by the coding sequence ATGTCTGCGAATCTACTTCCATCGCCACCGCTTACTCCACAGTCCTTTGGAGAAGTGAGTAATCTACCTACCGCGACAATTGATGCAAAGGCTGCGGCAATTCTTTCGATCGAGGGTATGGCCCTCCAATACAATCTGCTTCCGGTCACACTCCTGCGGGAATCATGCTCGCCAGAGGCTGAGCGCATCGTCCGCAAGCTTGGACGTGTTCCTTATGTTGCGGATCCTTGGTTGCCTGTGACCATGGTAGGCCCGCTTTTGGTAATGGCCCATCACAACCCGCGGGCAGGGGATACCTGGGGGGTTCCTAGCTTTCTCACCATCCGCATTCTCATCAGTCCAGATCAGTATCAAAAAACCCGCAAGGATCTGGTACAACGGTTTGGTCAACTACCCATTGCCCAGCAGAATGCCTTAGAAAATGTGCAGCCGCCACGGTTCCCAGAACTGGGCCTGGAAGGTTCCTTTGAGTGGCTCATGGAGCATTATCCTTTTGAGCCTTCTGAAGTGACGAAAATGCGTGGCTTTTTTGAAAGCCAAAAAGAAAAGCATTCAGTCTTAGAGCCCACTCATTTTAATTCCGTGCAGCGGAATCTCGGACCCGCTCTCCAACATTTGGTTAGTGGTGGTCGGCATCTTTGCTTTGCTGCCAGCGAGGCCCAGCGCCAGACCTTTTTCCCTTTGCCTCTCTTAGAACGGCATACTGTCTATCCTCTCTACATCGGGAAGAACGCAGTGTTCTTACTCAGTGAAAACACGGATTGTTATTCTTTTGAGGATGAGTGGCTTTCCATGGGAAATCCAGCGGTCAAGATCATCCCTGTTTTGGCAGATCCTGCGGCCATCCGTGATGCCATCAATCGAGCTGGAGCCACCTTTGATCCCAGCGGCATCGCCCGCATGGATAAGTCCACTCTCACGGCCTCAGTGACGGGCAATGAGGGTGTTGTGGACATCATGGCTGAGGACATGGCGAGGATCAATCCTTCGAGCCCAAATCACACGGCAGAGGAGCTCGTTCAGTGGGCTCTTTTCACTGCCATTCGCTGCCGGGCATCAGACCTTCATTTGGAGAAGTTTTATAACCTCGCTCGTTTCCGTGCCCGCATGGATGGAAACATGAAAACCATCCTCACAGCGCCTGAATCTCAGCTCAATCGCTTCGTGGCCTTGCTAAAAAATTATGCAGGCATGAATCAAAACAGGCAGGAGTGCCAGGACGGCCGCTTCAGTCTCAGCATTGGTCGCCGCCGCTTGGATGTTCGTGTCGCGGCTGTCCCCACCCGACGTGAATTTCAGAAGGTCATCATGCGCTTTTTGGACAAGCAGGATGGTGTCAAACGGCTGTCGGATTTCAATCTCAGCCAGCGTCAAATTGATATTCTTACGCGTACGATGACGCGCGACCAAGGCCTGGTGCTTGTGACTGGCCCCACGGGTTCAGGGAAGACCACCACACTCTATGCTCTGCTCAACAGTGTGAATGATGATGGTGTGAATATTCAGACCATTGAAGACCCCATCGAATATGAGGTGGAGGGTATTAACCAAACCCAGACAAATCATACGGTGGGACTGGATTTTGCCAATGGACTGCGTTCACTTCTGCGTGCCGACCCTGACATCATTCTCATTGGGGAATCTCGAGATGCGGAGACGGCCAATGCGGCGGTGAATGCAGCTCTCACAGGCCATTTGGTTCTCACCACACTGCATGCCAATGACAGCCTACGTGCCGTCTCCCGTCTCATGAGCATGGGGGTGGAAAAATATCTTTTGGCCGATTCTCTGGCCCTTTCTCAGGCCCAGCGGCTGGTGCGTCGTCTCTGCACCTATTGCAAGCGTCCGATGCCCGTGCCGCAGGATGTTCAGGAACTCATGGCCAAGCAAGGTGTGATCACCCAGCCATTGACTCAACCCATCTACAGTCCCGTCGGTTGCCAGGAATGTCACGGTACTGGTTATTCAGGTCGTGTCGCTCTCATGGAACTGTGTGAGATCAGTTCTGAGCTGCGGGATCTGATTGAGGAAGCTGCGCCCATGTCTGCGCTCCGGGCCTGTGCTTTTAAGAACGGCTTTTTCTCACTTTACCAGGAAGGTCTCATGCAGGTCATCGCAGGTCATACCAGTCTGGATGAGATCAAATGCCTAGCTTACACCGCCGCTTGA
- a CDS encoding type II secretion system protein — MTYFHPVRLLVSRVRRGFSLVEMMACVSIIGIIAFMAIPSITRMRGESERNLAITRAEALNLAQATFIQVKGRTEAALLWNNATSDENRYKLLKEYMSYPEASLSLYMPSGYSLKFSNKITNMEKAELKLGNTKVFY; from the coding sequence ATGACTTACTTCCATCCCGTTAGGCTTTTGGTTAGCCGCGTTCGCCGAGGGTTCTCATTGGTCGAAATGATGGCCTGCGTTTCCATCATCGGCATCATCGCGTTCATGGCCATTCCGTCCATCACTCGCATGCGGGGAGAGAGTGAGCGTAACCTCGCTATCACACGTGCTGAAGCTTTAAATCTCGCTCAGGCCACTTTTATCCAAGTCAAAGGGCGGACCGAGGCGGCCTTGCTTTGGAACAACGCTACTTCAGACGAAAATAGATACAAACTTTTGAAGGAATACATGAGCTATCCAGAAGCATCTCTGAGTCTCTACATGCCTTCGGGTTACTCACTGAAATTCAGCAACAAGATCACCAACATGGAGAAAGCGGAGCTGAAGCTCGGCAATACGAAGGTTTTCTATTGA
- a CDS encoding type II secretion system protein, with protein MKKVNLNASLKAGFSLVEMLVVIAIIGIIAAIAIPNIGNINDSAKQATAQRNAQSVASVMNAAIAAGYVPAWATEAEVLAAAQGVTVFPATGPFKDKVFTVGNIDDEEEAAVLTYMDWDNVNKQVKYIARDDG; from the coding sequence ATGAAAAAAGTTAATCTCAATGCCTCCCTTAAGGCTGGTTTCTCCCTTGTGGAAATGCTGGTCGTGATCGCCATCATCGGCATCATCGCTGCGATCGCGATCCCAAACATTGGTAACATCAATGACAGCGCCAAGCAGGCTACCGCTCAGCGCAACGCCCAGTCCGTCGCTTCTGTGATGAACGCCGCTATCGCCGCTGGTTACGTTCCAGCTTGGGCTACTGAAGCCGAAGTTCTTGCCGCCGCTCAGGGTGTCACCGTCTTCCCAGCAACAGGCCCATTCAAAGACAAGGTCTTCACCGTCGGCAACATTGACGACGAAGAAGAAGCAGCTGTGCTGACCTATATGGACTGGGACAACGTCAACAAGCAGGTCAAATACATCGCTCGCGACGACGGTTAA
- a CDS encoding Gfo/Idh/MocA family protein, producing MQPTIQIALVGAGMFGGDVHLRAYADLQRFGIAGQLARVGLDKHARDLAPVKFDLVAVATRSEKSALKSAAAFKEWTGHEPKVYFGDAPWDEILRDFPDLDVLAVATPDHLHTQPILAALAKGVHVLTEKPMCLSTSESDEIIEAAKAKNCIVAVDMHKRYDPDHLRIRDDIQNRIGAPLYGTAYLEEPLEVSTSTFKWVESSDPFSYVGPHWTDLIWSYYKSKPVSLTAVGQKKRLIRDGINAYDAVQVRVDFENGMSINFHNNWVTPADFEGPVNQGHEIVGADGKVESDQQYRGFRWWNQGGGSRTSNNHFTRDVARPDGTKGYIGYGVDSLTVGLVAVCRVKFAKESRDAVADLYPTAEEARITCALVDAAARVRDLNFKYLNEGKGATVTARFGPDGITIVDANRIAEGPDAVFEKIYDRPL from the coding sequence ATGCAACCAACCATTCAGATTGCTCTTGTCGGTGCCGGGATGTTCGGCGGAGATGTCCACCTACGTGCTTATGCTGACCTGCAGCGCTTTGGCATCGCGGGGCAACTGGCCCGAGTGGGACTGGACAAACATGCGCGAGATCTCGCCCCCGTGAAGTTTGATCTGGTGGCTGTGGCTACACGCTCAGAAAAGTCAGCCTTGAAGTCTGCTGCTGCTTTCAAAGAATGGACGGGGCATGAACCCAAAGTTTATTTTGGTGATGCTCCCTGGGATGAAATTTTGCGGGATTTCCCTGACCTGGATGTATTGGCCGTAGCCACCCCGGATCATCTCCATACCCAACCCATTTTGGCAGCCTTGGCCAAAGGTGTCCATGTGCTCACAGAGAAGCCCATGTGCCTCAGCACAAGTGAGTCCGATGAGATCATTGAGGCGGCGAAGGCTAAGAACTGCATTGTCGCAGTGGACATGCACAAGCGCTACGACCCGGATCATTTGCGCATCCGCGATGACATTCAAAACCGCATCGGTGCACCGCTGTATGGCACAGCTTATTTGGAAGAACCTCTGGAAGTGAGCACTAGCACTTTTAAGTGGGTGGAATCCTCCGATCCTTTTAGTTATGTCGGCCCTCATTGGACGGACCTCATCTGGAGCTACTACAAGTCGAAGCCCGTGAGCCTAACAGCCGTGGGGCAAAAGAAGCGACTGATCCGCGATGGTATCAATGCCTATGATGCGGTGCAGGTGCGTGTGGACTTCGAAAACGGCATGAGCATCAACTTTCATAACAACTGGGTGACCCCGGCGGACTTTGAAGGACCTGTGAACCAGGGCCACGAGATCGTAGGTGCAGATGGCAAGGTGGAAAGTGACCAGCAGTATCGCGGTTTTCGCTGGTGGAACCAGGGCGGTGGCTCGCGGACAAGCAATAACCATTTCACACGAGATGTCGCACGCCCAGATGGAACGAAGGGCTACATCGGCTACGGCGTGGACAGTCTGACCGTAGGTCTTGTGGCGGTGTGCCGGGTCAAATTTGCTAAAGAAAGCCGGGATGCCGTGGCGGATTTATATCCCACTGCCGAGGAAGCACGCATCACCTGTGCCCTCGTAGATGCTGCCGCACGAGTGCGAGACCTGAATTTCAAATACTTGAATGAGGGTAAAGGAGCCACTGTGACAGCTCGCTTTGGTCCTGATGGCATCACGATTGTGGATGCTAACCGCATTGCAGAAGGCCCAGATGCCGTGTTTGAAAAGATTTATGATCGTCCGCTGTGA